A window of bacterium genomic DNA:
TGCGCCTTCGCTTCAGCCACATGCGACGGCCAAATGATCTTCCGCTCGCCGTTGAGAATCTGGAACGTCAGGCCGTCGTGCACGTTTAGCCCCTCGCTGTTGACCTTGTAAGTGCCGAACATGGTCTCGACCTTGATGCTGGCCAGCGCATTGCGGAGCTTGGTTCCGTCAAAGCTGCCCGCCTTTTTGAGGGCGGCCTCGGTGACCTGCATCGTCGCGTAGGATTGGCCCGCGTGGTAGTTGGGCTTCACGCCATAGCGCTTCGTGTAGTTCTCGATGAACACCTTCATGCCGGGGTAGCCGAGCTTGAGGACGGGCTCCCACTGACTGAAGCCGACGACGTACTCGGCGGTGGCGCCGAGCTGCTTCGCGAATTTCGGGAGGCCGGGACCGACCGTTCCCGAGAACATCTTGAGGTTGATCCCCAGCTCGCGGAGCTGGCGGATCTGGGCGGCCGAGTCGTCGAAGTAGCTGTTCGAGATGATCACCTCGGCGCGGCGGGACTTGATCTTCTGCAGAAGCGCGGTGAAGTCGGTCTGCTTGCGGGGATAGTTTTCCGCCAGGACCACCTTCAGGCCCAACTTCTTGGCCCATTCCTGCGCCCCATTGGCCACCATCCGGGGGAAGAGGGTGTCGGCGCTGATGATGGCGATGCGCTTCGCGCCGATTTCCTTGGCGAGATACAGGGCGCCCTTCTGGTAGTTTTCCGCCACCGCGATGATGTTGAAGATGTATTTCCGGCCCTTCTTCCAGATGACTGTCGAGGCGGCGCCGGAGGCGATCATCGGCATCTTGTAGC
This region includes:
- a CDS encoding amino acid ABC transporter substrate-binding protein; amino-acid sequence: MKTRLRFTLATVLAAATMLSAPLAWAATVTFGGAISQTGRFAEPAGRVLNSYKMFVDELNARGGVLGRKVKLNILDDKSDKQTSIKLFEKLITVDKVEVVLAPYSSGITDAVANVTERYKMPMIASGAASTVIWKKGRKYIFNIIAVAENYQKGALYLAKEIGAKRIAIISADTLFPRMVANGAQEWAKKLGLKVVLAENYPRKQTDFTALLQKIKSRRAEVIISNSYFDDSAAQIRQLRELGINLKMFSGTVGPGLPKFAKQLGATAEYVVGFSQWEPVLKLGYPGMKVFIENYTKRYGVKPNYHAGQSYATMQVTEAALKKAGSFDGTKLRNALASIKVETMFGTYKVNSEGLNVHDGLTFQILNGERKIIWPSHVAEAKAQIPMPKWSDRPKN